The Actinocorallia herbida DNA window TGAACATGCTGAACGTGCCGCGGTCCCGCCGCCCGGAGGGCGGGACCGCACGGCGCTCGTCGCGCTTCATCTCCGATGCCTCACTCGTCTTCGATGGCTTCGCGGGGGTTCGTGGCTCAATCCATCCGCCGGTAGGTGTCGACCGGGGCCGACGCGGTGCCCGTCCGCACCGGATCGCCCGCGAACGGCACGAGGCCGAGGCCGGTCAGATCGGTGGTGCAGGTGACGGTGACGGTGACCTGACCGCCCGGCGCGAACAGCGCGGTGTCCACCGCGGTCTGCGCCGCCCCGCCGACGCAGAAGCTGGTCCCCGCGATGGACTCGTTGACGGCCTGGATCGCGAACGTCTGAGCGTCCCCCTCGTTCCTGGCGACCGTCGCGGCGCGCGCCCCGTCCCGCGCCGCGCCGTCGAGCTGGCTCTGCACGTTCACCAGCCGGCCGACGAGCACGAGGAAGAGGAACAGGATGATCAGGACGGGGGTCATCAGCACGAGTTCCAGCGACATGCTGCCCCGGGCGCGCGCGGCGGGCCGCGCCATCAGTCCTCGCAATTCATCGCCTCGCCCACGTCCGGCCGGAAGCACTCGACGGCGCCGACCGCCTGCTTGGTGACGGTGAACGTCATCCCCGGCACGACGGTCACCGCGGTGCCCGTCACCTCGAAGCCACGGTCGTAGTTCCCGTCGCCCAGGGGCGTCACGGCGACGCCGGTGAGCACGTTCGGACCGAGCTGGTTCACCGAGTTCGTCGCCGCGGCGATGCCGGCGCCCTGCCAGTCGCCGTCCGCGCCGAGCACACGGGCCGCCCTGGCGCCCGACTGCGCGGCCGACAGCGCGATGTGGTTGGCGTGGAAGACCATGGCGAACTGGATGCTGATGAGGATCACGAGGATGATCACGGGGGTGAGCAGCGCCCACTCCAGCGCGGTCGCCCCTTTCGCGCTCCTCTTGCGCGCGGGTCCTTCGCGCACGGGTCTCCGGTACGACCGTTCGCCCCGCATCGGTCAGGGCGCCGCGGGGATCTGGTTCGCGGCGTTCTGGATCGCGGTGCGGATCGTGACGCCGATGGCGATGGCGATCGCGGCGAGCAGGCCGGTGATGATGGCCCACTCGATGGCCGACGCGCCGGCGCCGCGCTTCTCGCCGTCGCGAAGGCGGTCCATCCGGACCGCGAGATGGGTGCGCAGGTAGGCGACCTGGGGCATGCCGAACGGGTTCATGTTCGCTCCTAGAAAGAGATGACCTGCATGGCCGACGGGTACAGCAGGAACACGAGGAAGCCGAGACAGAACGAAAGCTGGGCGATGAGCATCGTCTGGGAATTCTGGCCCGCGCGGCCTTCCAGCGCGGAGATCTCCCGGCTGCGCATCGAGGCGGCGCGCGCCGACAGGGACTGGCGGATCTTGGCGCCGTCGTCGGCGACGAGCGCGAGCGCCGAGGCGAGGTCGGCGAGTTCGGCGACCGCGATCCGCTCGCCGAGCGCGCCGAGCGCCTGCCACGGTGTCTGCCCGACGATCCGGGCGTTGGCCAGTGCCTCGCGGATCGCCAGCATGGGCGCGCCCGCGCCGATCTGGGACGCGGTCATCAACGCCTCCGGCACGCCCCGGCCGCCCGCGAGGTTCATCGAGACGAGGTCGAGGAACGCGCCGACGACGTGCCGGAAGTCCTCGCGGGCCTCCCCCGCCTCCTGGCGCAGCTGGAGGTCGGGGAAGAAGAACGCGGCGAGCGCGAACAGCAGGCCGCCCCAGACCGGGATCATCAGACTGACCCCGCCGGTGAGGGCGAGCAGCGCGACGAACAGCGGCGTGAACGCCAGGGCGACGGCCGGGGCGAGGACCTTGCTCGCCAGGTAGGTCTGGTAGTCGCGGTCGAGGATCGCCAGGTCCGCGCGGGTCGAGCGCAGCTCCCAGCCCCG harbors:
- a CDS encoding TadE/TadG family type IV pilus assembly protein, which encodes MARPAARARGSMSLELVLMTPVLIILFLFLVLVGRLVNVQSQLDGAARDGARAATVARNEGDAQTFAIQAVNESIAGTSFCVGGAAQTAVDTALFAPGGQVTVTVTCTTDLTGLGLVPFAGDPVRTGTASAPVDTYRRMD
- a CDS encoding TadE/TadG family type IV pilus assembly protein, which translates into the protein MREGPARKRSAKGATALEWALLTPVIILVILISIQFAMVFHANHIALSAAQSGARAARVLGADGDWQGAGIAAATNSVNQLGPNVLTGVAVTPLGDGNYDRGFEVTGTAVTVVPGMTFTVTKQAVGAVECFRPDVGEAMNCED
- a CDS encoding type II secretion system protein; the protein is MTGAILTGALVGAGLFLLLRALFPARRGLRSLMAEYDEVTKHGGAAAKAAKAADTPRPSLTERLQKEVGEALAKIIEDRGWELRSTRADLAILDRDYQTYLASKVLAPAVALAFTPLFVALLALTGGVSLMIPVWGGLLFALAAFFFPDLQLRQEAGEAREDFRHVVGAFLDLVSMNLAGGRGVPEALMTASQIGAGAPMLAIREALANARIVGQTPWQALGALGERIAVAELADLASALALVADDGAKIRQSLSARAASMRSREISALEGRAGQNSQTMLIAQLSFCLGFLVFLLYPSAMQVISF